From Acinetobacter sp. ASP199, the proteins below share one genomic window:
- a CDS encoding DUF4870 domain-containing protein has protein sequence MANIEQLKQYNLITYILYILGFFVGLTPFVAIIMNYLKRDEMRGTWLESHSDWQIRTFWVSLIGYLIGGLLTTILIGFGILFVVFIWHIYRLAKGLMALNNNEPITPV, from the coding sequence TATAATCTGATCACCTATATTTTATATATCCTGGGTTTCTTTGTTGGCCTGACCCCATTTGTCGCCATTATTATGAACTATCTGAAACGTGATGAAATGCGCGGCACCTGGCTGGAAAGTCATAGCGACTGGCAGATTCGAACTTTCTGGGTTAGTTTAATTGGTTATCTGATCGGTGGCTTATTAACCACGATTCTGATTGGATTCGGGATTCTGTTTGTAGTGTTTATCTGGCACATTTACCGTTTAGCCAAAGGCTTGATGGCTTTAAATAATAATGAGCCAATCACTCCAGTTTAA
- a CDS encoding NF038215 family lipoprotein produces the protein MKNLSYAVLVLLLSSLAGCDNDKMNKPKTEVRTMIIGGMPVHDHDYRLSKPPFIAQELQ, from the coding sequence ATGAAAAATCTATCCTATGCTGTGCTTGTATTATTGCTGTCCAGTCTGGCTGGCTGTGATAATGATAAAATGAATAAACCGAAGACAGAAGTCAGAACCATGATCATAGGCGGGATGCCCGTACATGATCATGACTATCGCTTGTCTAAACCGCCATTTATCGCACAAGAGCTTCAGTAA
- a CDS encoding LysE family translocator, with amino-acid sequence MESFWILGSIAFALMLGAMSPGPTSIYVAKNSIAISRKHGLFTALGTGTGAAIFGLLAVLGLQAFLLAVPSAYLALKICGGIYLLWLAFKIIKHAKEPIESDTNTTSQMSLRRAFTTGLITQLSNPKIAIVLASIFTALLPKEIPSYYYVVLPILCFFIDAGWCSLVAVVLSAEKPRRVYLKFKAGFDRAAGAVMTVLGLKLIFGMK; translated from the coding sequence GTGGAATCATTCTGGATTTTGGGCTCAATTGCCTTTGCATTAATGTTAGGTGCAATGAGTCCTGGGCCGACATCAATTTATGTGGCAAAAAATTCAATTGCTATTTCGCGTAAGCATGGCTTGTTTACCGCTCTAGGTACCGGTACAGGTGCGGCTATTTTTGGCCTGCTCGCAGTTCTCGGCTTACAGGCATTTTTATTGGCTGTGCCGTCTGCCTATCTGGCTTTAAAAATCTGTGGTGGTATCTATTTACTCTGGTTGGCATTTAAAATTATTAAACATGCCAAAGAACCGATTGAATCTGACACAAATACTACTTCGCAAATGTCACTACGTCGTGCATTTACCACGGGTTTGATTACACAGCTTTCGAATCCTAAAATCGCAATTGTGTTGGCAAGTATCTTTACTGCCCTGTTACCTAAAGAAATTCCAAGCTATTACTACGTGGTCTTACCGATTCTGTGTTTCTTTATTGATGCAGGCTGGTGTTCTTTGGTGGCTGTTGTATTGTCTGCAGAAAAGCCACGTCGCGTGTATTTGAAATTCAAAGCTGGCTTTGACCGAGCTGCAGGTGCAGTCATGACCGTACTCGGTTTAAAGCTGATTTTTGGGATGAAATAA
- the metG gene encoding methionine--tRNA ligase: protein MRNILVTNALPYANGPIHMGHLLGYIQADIWVRAMRAMGHNVTYVCADDAHGTAIMLRAEANGITPEQQIANVQKEHERDFAGFKVDFDHYDSTNSAENQARASEIYIKNREAGNIAVRPVTQLFDPEKGMFLSDRFIKGTCPKCKAEDQYGDSCEVCGTTYNATELLNPKSTLSGATPVEKSSDHYFFKLPNFGEYLQKWTRDQGRLPVSIANKLDEWFEAGLSDWDISRDAPYFGFEIPDAPNKYFYVWVDAPIGYMSSFENYIKTKRPDLSFDDYWKKDSENEVYHFIGKDIVYFHALFWPAMLEGANYRTPTSLFVNGFLTVNGQKMSKSRGTFIKAETYLEHLNPEYLRYYFASKLSDKVEDSDLNLDDFVQKVNSDLVGKVVNIASRCAKFINTKFDNKLSATCAEPELVQSFIDAGDSIAQAYEAREFSTAIREIMTLADKANQYIDEKKPWALAKIEGEEQQVHDVCSVGINLFRQLAVYLSPVLPVLAEQVQAFLQLDSFNFESRKQILVGHEIALFQPLMQRVDPKAVAAMVDASKDSLAAPAEAPKEEKKKEKKAEKKPEPKVGEATLNTSSIGIEDFMKVDLRVAEVLEAATVEGSDKLLQLTLNVGEAEPRNVFSGIREFYQPEDLKGKLVVMVANLAPRKMRFGISNGMVLAAGNGDGVWVISPESGAKPGDKVS, encoded by the coding sequence GTGCGTAATATCTTAGTCACTAACGCCCTTCCATACGCCAATGGCCCGATCCATATGGGTCATTTACTGGGTTATATCCAAGCTGATATTTGGGTACGTGCGATGCGTGCAATGGGTCATAACGTGACTTATGTCTGCGCGGATGATGCTCACGGTACAGCGATCATGCTTCGTGCTGAAGCAAATGGAATTACGCCTGAACAGCAAATTGCCAACGTACAAAAAGAACATGAACGTGATTTTGCTGGCTTTAAAGTTGACTTCGACCACTACGATTCAACCAACAGTGCTGAAAACCAAGCGCGCGCTTCTGAGATTTATATCAAGAACCGTGAAGCAGGTAATATTGCTGTTCGCCCTGTTACGCAATTGTTCGACCCTGAAAAAGGCATGTTCCTGTCTGACCGTTTCATTAAAGGCACTTGCCCTAAATGTAAAGCGGAAGATCAATACGGCGACTCATGTGAAGTATGTGGTACGACTTACAACGCAACTGAATTGTTAAATCCAAAATCAACCTTAAGCGGTGCGACACCGGTTGAGAAATCTTCAGATCACTACTTCTTTAAACTGCCTAACTTTGGTGAATACCTGCAAAAATGGACACGTGACCAAGGTCGTCTACCTGTGTCGATTGCCAATAAACTTGATGAATGGTTTGAAGCGGGTCTTTCTGATTGGGATATTTCCCGTGATGCGCCATATTTTGGCTTTGAAATTCCTGATGCACCAAACAAATATTTCTACGTTTGGGTGGATGCGCCAATCGGCTATATGTCGAGTTTTGAAAACTACATCAAGACTAAACGTCCTGATTTAAGCTTTGATGATTACTGGAAAAAAGATTCGGAAAATGAAGTTTATCACTTCATTGGTAAAGATATCGTTTACTTCCACGCATTGTTCTGGCCGGCGATGCTTGAAGGTGCAAACTACCGCACGCCAACAAGCTTATTCGTAAATGGTTTCTTGACTGTAAATGGTCAGAAGATGTCGAAATCTCGTGGTACGTTCATTAAAGCGGAAACGTATTTAGAGCATTTAAACCCTGAATATTTACGTTACTACTTCGCGTCTAAACTTTCTGACAAAGTTGAAGATTCTGACTTGAATCTTGATGACTTCGTTCAAAAGGTTAACTCTGACCTTGTAGGTAAAGTAGTCAACATCGCAAGCCGTTGTGCGAAATTCATTAACACCAAGTTTGACAATAAATTGTCTGCAACATGTGCAGAGCCTGAATTGGTTCAAAGCTTTATTGATGCGGGTGATTCTATCGCACAGGCTTATGAAGCACGTGAATTCTCAACTGCAATCCGTGAAATCATGACGCTTGCAGATAAAGCCAACCAATATATCGACGAGAAAAAGCCTTGGGCTCTTGCGAAGATTGAAGGCGAAGAACAACAAGTTCATGATGTATGTTCTGTGGGCATTAACTTGTTCCGTCAATTGGCGGTTTACTTAAGCCCTGTCCTTCCTGTACTTGCTGAACAAGTTCAAGCATTCTTACAGCTTGACAGCTTCAACTTTGAATCACGTAAGCAAATCTTAGTTGGTCATGAAATTGCGTTGTTCCAACCGTTGATGCAACGTGTTGATCCAAAAGCTGTGGCGGCAATGGTAGATGCATCTAAAGATTCTTTAGCTGCCCCTGCTGAAGCACCAAAAGAGGAAAAGAAAAAAGAGAAGAAAGCTGAGAAAAAGCCTGAACCTAAAGTAGGCGAAGCTACTCTTAACACGAGCAGTATTGGCATCGAAGACTTTATGAAAGTTGACCTACGTGTAGCTGAAGTTTTAGAAGCTGCAACGGTTGAAGGTTCTGACAAGCTTCTTCAATTGACGTTAAATGTCGGTGAAGCTGAACCACGTAACGTATTTAGCGGTATTCGTGAGTTCTATCAGCCTGAAGACCTTAAAGGTAAATTGGTGGTGATGGTAGCGAACCTTGCACCACGTAAGATGCGTTTTGGTATTTCTAACGGGATGGTTTTAGCTGCGGGTAATGGCGACGGCGTTTGGGTAATTTCACCTGAATCTGGTGCTAAACCGGGTGATAAAGTATCTTAA
- a CDS encoding pyridoxal-phosphate dependent enzyme, whose product MFDSIAQQVIDQSLNIHSMQLTMRRLDLVHPQISGNKFFKLKYNFLQAQQQGFKKLLTFGGAYSNHIAATAYAAHQFGFESIGIIRGEELKEKPLNPTLKTAQDFGMQLHFVNREDYRRKQQPEFLAELQQQFPDHYVIPEGGTNMFAIQGCREILTPEDQQFDVICCAVGTGGTITGLIEASQNHQQVLGFSALKGTFLTEDVAKLTNKKNWQIIDDYCCGGYAKTTAELIQFIQNFEAEHTIPLEQIYTGKMLMGLTDLITKGYFPAGSKLLVIHTGGLQGRLPALRND is encoded by the coding sequence ATGTTTGATTCAATTGCCCAGCAAGTCATAGACCAAAGCCTGAATATACATAGTATGCAACTGACCATGCGCCGGCTGGATCTGGTGCATCCACAGATCTCGGGCAACAAGTTCTTTAAGCTGAAATATAATTTTCTGCAAGCACAACAGCAAGGTTTTAAAAAGCTACTGACTTTTGGCGGTGCCTATTCAAATCATATTGCAGCGACGGCATATGCGGCACACCAGTTTGGTTTTGAAAGTATCGGCATTATTCGTGGTGAAGAGCTTAAAGAGAAGCCCTTAAATCCTACGCTAAAGACCGCACAGGACTTTGGCATGCAGTTGCATTTTGTTAACCGTGAAGATTATCGACGTAAGCAGCAACCCGAATTTTTGGCAGAATTACAACAACAATTTCCGGATCATTATGTGATTCCTGAAGGCGGCACCAATATGTTTGCCATTCAAGGCTGCCGGGAAATTTTAACACCTGAAGATCAACAGTTTGATGTGATCTGTTGTGCAGTTGGCACAGGTGGTACCATTACAGGACTGATTGAAGCCAGTCAAAATCATCAGCAAGTTTTAGGTTTTTCTGCACTGAAAGGGACATTCTTAACTGAAGATGTCGCCAAACTGACCAACAAGAAGAACTGGCAGATTATAGATGACTATTGCTGTGGGGGTTATGCCAAAACTACAGCTGAACTGATTCAGTTCATTCAGAACTTTGAAGCTGAACACACTATTCCTTTAGAACAGATCTATACCGGGAAAATGCTCATGGGTCTGACTGACCTGATTACAAAGGGTTACTTCCCTGCTGGATCAAAGCTCTTGGTTATTCATACTGGAGGCCTGCAAGGCAGACTCCCTGCGCTTCGTAATGATTAA